The sequence TTCATCTTTCGTTAATTCTTTAGTTACCGGTATGTCGGGATGTTTGATAAATACAAGTCTTACGATAAAACGCTCTGCGTTTGCGTAGACTTTACCGAGAATATAAGCATAGAATTTCAACTGCGGCAAATAATTTTCCGCTTTGGAGTATACATCCGCCTTTCCGACGTTATCGGTTTTATAATCGACGATTATCAATTTATCGTTGTCGATTATCAATTTATCTATAATGCCGTAGAGATAATTATTCCCCTCCTGCGTATAAAACTCGGCTTCGTTGAGATATGTTTTAAAACTCTTCAATTCTTTGTATGTGTTCGATGCGTAATATTTTCGGAGATCGGAGAGTAAATTTTCTTTCATACTATCCGGGACAGTTTCCCTTTCCAACAATTCCGATACGGCTTTTTCGATGTTTTCGTATTCTGTTTCTTTTTCAAGAATCGCATGAATTATTCTGCCTTTGACGTCTGCGTAACCCGACAATTCATCGTCTTCTCGCGTTTTGAAATCATAATTGAATTCTCTTTCTTTTACAATATCAAAAGCAAGCGAGTAACCGAGTTCATAAATTAACTGATACTTTACCGGACATTGATTAAATATGGCAATTTTCGTAGCGGAAATGATTTCCTTCTCCGGTTCGTCTTCGATATCGCCTATCAGGGATTTCTTAACATCATTTTTATCATCAGATTTTTCATAATACTTATCCGTGTAGAACAATTCCCTCTGAACAGGAATGGTAATTTCCATTTTTTTTCGTAAACCCTATTGTCTCCGGAATTCACATCCATAAATTTAACATCGTCGCTCAATTTTTTTCATCGACGTTCTCCAAATTCTCAATCCGGAGTCCTTTGAACAGAAGCTTCATAAAAGTATTTTTTTCGGGCTTATTTTTTGCAAAGGTAATAAACAGATATTTCTCCGCTCTGGTCAGCGCCACATAAAACAATCTTTTCATTTCCGCCAGTTCTTTCTTTCGTACAATCAAATTGTAAATCGCATCGATCGGATTCGATTCCTTTTCTCGAGTAAAATCATTATCCGGATAAACTTTTGATACAATGCCGAAATGTTTGTCTATTCCGAGTCCGCTTTTTCCGCCCGCTGTTTCGTTAGCCCCAAAAATAAACACGGCTTTATATTCAAGTCCCTTTGCCTGATGTATAGTAAGCAAATTAACGGCATTTTGATTTTTCGAGATAGCAGCCTGGCTTTCGTCTTCATAATTTTCGATATAGTCGCGCAGCGCTTCTCTGAAATCGTAAAGATTGGCAAAGTTTTTCGTTGTGAAATTCCTGGCGATTGCCAAAAGTTTATTCAGGTTAGCCAGTTGTTGTTCCGCGTCCCGTTTGGACGAAATAACGGCCCAATAACCCGTATCGACAAGTATTCTCCTGATGAGCGCATACGGTTTTTCATAAGCAGCCAGTTTAATGTGTTCTGACAACTGTTTCGCAGTATGTTTATATTTTTCTTCCGTCACTGCGGAGTTTTTCAATTTTTCATAAAACGTATCGCCTTCCGCCATCGATATTTCTAGAAGTTCGGAATCCGAAATCGTATAGAAAGGCGAACGTAAAATTCCGACCAGAGCAGCATCGTTTCTGTTGTTAATCAGAAACGACAAATAGTTGAAAACGTCCCCCACCACCTGCTGTTGATAAAATCCTCTTCCTCCCACGATCGAATAGGGAATGTTCCTTTCAATAAATACGCGTTCTATTTTGTCGAAAAGTTTTCTCTTCCTGCAAAGGATACCGATGTCGCCGGGATTTAAATTTTCTTCTTCTATTAATTGATAAATTTTGTCCGCCACGAGCATTTCTTCGCTTATTTCAGCGCCGTCGGCGACGAGGAGTTCCACCCGTCCTTCCTCATTTTCGGATTTTGCGCAGACCAGTTCATTGTAATCGACTTCATTGAACAAATTTCTGAGATCTTCGCTTTCGACGTCAAACAGATTTTTGAATAATTTGTTTACAAACAAAACAATTGGCGGAGACAATCTGAAACTGTGTGGCAAAGTAAGTATGGCTCCTTCCTCTCCTTTCGACTCGATGTCTTTTCTTGTTTTGTTGAACACTTCGAGTTCGGCGTTCCTGAACATATAAATGCTTTGTTTTTCGTCGCCTACGACGAACAAGTTTCCGTGCTTCAGATAATCGAGTATCGGCATAAAGATATTATATTGCAGTTCGTTCGTATCCTGGTATTCGTCAATCATTATGTATTTGTAGCGCGTTTTGAGATATTCAATAGCCGAATCCAGTTTCACCACCTTCTCCGTAAGCAGTAAAATATCCTCGAAGTCGACGTAACCTTTGGCTTTTTTCTTTGCGTTGTAAGACTCGATAACTTTTCCACTTACACGTATAAACGCCTTGCCCAATTCAATTAATTTCTTTATAGCATCGTCTTTCCATTCGGCGTCAATTACAGCATTAAAATCGGCGAAAAAATTTTGAATAATATCAATTTCGTATTGAACTTCATCCCGCTCTTTGCTGAGATAACCCCTCTTTGCCAAGCTCTCTTTATCGCTTAATGTGATAAATTCTCTCAGTTTTTTCAGATCCGCCAACCGCTCTGGTAAATTCTCTATCGTTAATTCCCGATTGACAATTACATCCACAGACGATATTAAGCCGGACGAAGGATTTACTTCCCGGACTTTTTCGTTGACGGTTTTTACAGCGTTTAACAACCGGGGCAGCTCTTTAGCAAAAATTAATTCCAGCACATGCTCGTATCGCCGTTTCAAAGTTTCCAGGATATCATCGCCGGATCTTGCGTAAAACTCGCAGAGAGTATCGAGCGTTTTTCTGTTTGAAACCGCCTGTTTAATATTTTTAATCAGTTGATGCTTTCCGCCGAAGAACCTGACGAGGAATTTTAAGTTCTCGGATTCTTCGGGCGTTTCAATCAGATTTTTCAAAGTATCGTCGATACTGATTTCGAGCAGATCTTCGGCTTCGGATTGTTCGACGGGAATGAAATTCGCATCGAGATTCGCTTCGGGGGCGAATTCATGCAATATATTCAAACAGAACGAATGGATAGTTGAGATATTGGCGTTTACTAATTGTCTCCTGATAGATTCGATAGCTCTCCTTTTGGAAAAATCGGTTTCGTTGTTAATTCTCTCTTCAATTTCGAGAGCTATTCTTTTTTGAAGTTCGCCCGCCGCCTTGTCGGTAAAAGTAATTGCGACAATGTTTTCAATATCGATATTATTGTCGCGGGATTCGTTCAGGAGAATATCCACGTACCGCCTGGCGAAGACAAATGTTTTTCCGGCTCCGGCGTTTGCCGTCAATAATATGTCTTTGTCGTACCTTAGCGCTTTATCCTGATATGGCGTTAACTTTTTCATGTTTTTATTTTAGGTAATTTTATTTTAAATACGGCGCCTTCTTTCGAAGTTTCCGCCAACTCGATTTCACCGCCAATGCTTTCGATAAAACGGCGGGAAAGCTTTAGCCCCAATCCCATCCCCTGCTTTTTCGTAGTAAACTTTTCCTCGAATATTTTGTCTTTGAATTCTTCTTTTATTCCCTCGCCGTCGTCTTTAACAGTTACTTCGAAATAATCATCAAATTCTTTTATGTCAACATAAATATTTTTTGCGTTTGCCTGAACCGAATTACGGAACAGATTCACAAAAGTTCTCGTGAAGTGTTGTTCGTCTCCTTCCACGATAATCCGTCCGGACGGTTTACCGAACTCAATGTCGATTTTTTCCGACTGGAACAAGTCGATCACCGATTCGATTATTTTGGTCAGGTCGATTTTTGTAATATTTAGTTTGGGCATTCTTGCAAAGTTGGAAAATTCCGAAGCGATGTTAGTAAGCAGTTCTATTTGATTTATAACCGTATTTGTAACTTTATCGAAGATTGCGTCGAACTTGGGAGATTTGTCCCTATAAGCGGCGATCAGTTGTTGAACGGATAATTTAATAGGCGTCAAAGGATTTTTTATTTCGTGAGCCACCTGTCTGGCCATTTCTTTCCATGCCGTTTCCCTTTCCATCATTGCTAGCTCCTCCTGATTTTCTTTCAGGCGCTGAACCATCATATTAAATCCTTTTGTCAACTCGCCGATTTCACCCGTATACTTCCCTTCTATTTTAATGCTGAGATCGCCTCCGGACAATGATTTTGTTGCGCTCGTAAGTTTAATTATCGGCTGCGATATTTGATTTGCAAGCAGCGTGCTCAGCAAAACGAGCAAGATCGAACTTAGCGACAGTATACCGAACATGAAAACGTCGAGTTCGATGTCCGATAAAGGTAAAGAGATATAATTGAAGAAATCGTTTATTTCAAGAATGTACTCGCCGCCGCCGGCTGCAATTTTTGTATAGAGCGCAGAGTAGGGAATCCCTTCAAAAACACCGCTCAGGTAAATAATGTTCTTATTCCTCCCTTCGATATCCGAAAATGCCTTATAGTTAATCAGATCGGGCATTAACCCGGTCATATAATAATATGGCTGTGTGGAATAAAAATATTTGTTTTTTTGAAAGACCGTAAAGTCGACCGACAAATCGAGTGCCGCCTTCTCGAACAGAGCTTCGCTTTTAATCAGTCCCGGATAATTTTCAAGATAATTTTTTATCTGGGTCGAATATTCTTCGAGTCTTTTCTTAATCAATTCATCGTTCTTTGTCTCGATCAAATTTTTGATATATACGCTCGTAATCAGCATCGGCACAACCGATACCACAATGAAGCCGGCGATCAGACGCGCTTTATAACTTTCGAAGAGCCTAATTGTTCTTTTATAATTCAAAACGGAGAGGATGAGAATTATAATAAAGATAATGAACACGTGAATAAAAAAGACTTTGAAAAAGTCGGATAATTTCCAAGAAATATTTTTTTCTTCTTTACCCACTCCGACAATCAATCCAGATATTTCGGTAATGTAAAAGAGGTATTCTTCTCCGTCGATACCGGCAACCGCCCACTCTTCCCGGGGATTAGCTTCGAAATTTTCTTTCAGCTCATCAATGAAATCGTCGTCTAATTTTATTTTGTCCGACGAGGATTTGAATATATCCCCGTTCAAATAAAAGACTACCAACCTGTTAGGATCGATGACATCGGAAATAAGAATGCGTTTTTTAAGAATAAATTCCGGCATCGAGGCAAAATCGAGATTTACACGGTTATAGACCACGCCCGCTTCGGCATACCCGACTATGGATTTGTCTTTCGTTAAAGGAACAATGCCCCTGATTATTCTGAATTCTCCGAATATGCTCGGGGATTGCATCAACATAACTGTGTCGGTTTGAATCAAAACGTCAGGCAAAAGCGATTCGAGATTTTTATTCGTTAAATAACCTCCTGCAGGCTTTCCGTCGTCATAATAGAAGCGGATGAAGGACTGAACATTTTCGTTATAAAGAAGACTTCTGTTCCAGGCAAGAAAAGCTTTGGCATTCGCCTTTTTGCCGAATTCGTTAATAATTTCTTCGTCCCCGGTCAATTGATTTAACGTCTGCATTACCATGAACGAGTAGATATTTTCATCGTTGCGCGTAAGCTCGAGGGACGTTGTCTTCAGGGATTCTCTTTCGAGTTCGGAATTATAATACGTCAACAAATTTACTACCAAAACCGAAGCTGCCAAGGAATACAACATAAATCGCGTTGTATGCCCCGGGTTGTTTTTCAATATTACATACGCAGTAATTACAAAAAGAAGAATGTATGAGATCCTGATTTGAGGCGTGCCCTGAGGATTAGTCTGAAAGTAATCGAATAAAAATCCCGCCAGCTGCAAAAAAAGGAATAAACCCGCCAATAGTTTGTAAAGATCTTTTTTAATATTCCCAGGATATAAACGATAGAGCGACAGCAATAACACAAACGAAAAGAGAACCGCCGAAAAGCCGAGCGTCAGAATATTGAGGTTCATTACGAGTATATGAGGCTCGGGTATTAAATTAAACTCCCTGAAATATCTTATCGAGGAATCGAAAACAACGCTTCTTATCGATGCGCCGACGCCTCTCAGCGTAAGGAGAAACAACGCCGTAAACACAAAAAGAGCGACAATAAACGATAATCGGCTTTTAGGCGCTCCCTCGTCGTTGCGATAATATTCCTCAAAGTATTTGTGACCGATTACAATTATTACGGTTCCCGCAATGGCTGTTATAAGAAATTCCGCCGGCGATCTCACGAGTCCGAATGCAAAAGGAGATGAGAAATTCGAAGGGTCGGTCAATGCATTATGAAAATATGCCGAGGGAATACCGAGCAGATAAATTAATATCCTGCCGCCTCCCACAGCCAAAGTCCAGAAGACAAATCTTGTAATCCGGTTCGAACGCCTGACATAAACGTATAAAATAAGCGCGCTTACAAAAAAGCAAAGCGCAATCAAAAGAGATTGGACGGTGGATATTGTCCGCTTCAGATTATTTATTTCGTTGTCGAGCGAAGGATTTTCGATAATTATTTTGCATAATGAATTTCCGTCTTTCGATTTGAAAATAAACGACCTGTATCTGCCGTCCTTTACTGATACGTCAGTATTCTTATAGTCGATTGTAATATTCGTACCCGCTTCGATCGACAGCGAGTCGGAAAACGACACTCTGCTTTCTTCTCCGTACAAATCGTACTTTTGCTCGAATATTTCCGCAGTCTGTATGAAATATCTATTGTTATTATAAACGATCGTGTCGGCGTAGACCAGATAAACGCGCAGCCCTTCGTCAAAGAAATAAGGGAGTTTCAAATTGCCGCATTCCGGCTTTTCAATATCGGCTTCTTTATTCCAGTATATTAAACTGTCTTCTTTAAAAATAAAGACAAAATAATTTTCGGTGAAAGAATTGTCTTCCGGGAGCCTCGGCATTTTTATTTTGATTTTTTCATTAAAAGAAGCGAGGCGGGATATTTTATTATCAAGGGCGTCAGCTACAAGAGTTTCCGTTTCTTTTAATTTTTCTTCAAGGCGGACGCTCCACATTTTCTTATCGACTAATACGGGAGCCGCAAAAGCCGAAATAAGCAGCAATAGCAGCAGAGCGCTAAGAGAAATCCACTTTAGATTTGATTTTTTGAAAATGCCCTTCATAAAGGTCAATTAATAGTTATCTGTGAAATGCGCCATTCGTCTCCGTATTTCTGAAGCGATATAAAAACCATGGCGCTTTTTCTGATTCCCCGGTAACTTGTTCTAAGAGCGCCCGACGCAAACGGATTCGTAGTGTCTATAACAAGGTTATCGATCTTAAATGAAATCGGCCGGTATATACTGAAAAAATCTTTCAAAACGTAATAAGCCTGATTGGCGCTGAAATATCCGCTCTTGCCGTTGAAAAGACTGATAAAAGTTTTGTCCGCAAAATAATTCGAGAATCGGTCAATTGAGCCTGCAGGCAGACCTTCTTCGATATTGGCAAAAATTCTGTTGATATCGGCGTCCCGGTTTTGGGGCAAAACCGTCGCCGTCATAAAAAATAATATTGCGGTATGGAACAGTAGTTTCAAGGGTCTTCCAAGTTTTGTGAAATATCAAATCACATTGCAAAATATACCAAAAGAAAATAAAAAACACGGGCGATAATTTACCCGCGGCTCTCTACGCCCTCTCTAAAAAGCCTGGGAAATTACAGCCCGTTTAAATAACTACCGTCCTTTTCTTTGAAGGGAAAGATTCTTTCGATCGATAGATTTCCTGTTTATTTTCAATTGTCTGTTTCCTTCAACGGTTTGATATGCCCAGTCAAAAATCATTCTGTCGCCTGCAATGGCGCTTATTCTCACTTTCGCATATCTGTTATCCCACGTCCATATTACATACGTATGACCGGGTATTGCTTCTACATATTTAATATTTTCGCCGTCGTTAATCGGTACCCATCCGTCAGTCGGAGCAAAGCTTACGTCATAGATGTCATATGTAGGTCCCATATCCTGAATGTCGGTATCCTCCCATACGTTCAGGTAATAAATTCCTTCATATTTTTCGAAAAAGAAGTCGGCTCCTTCGCCGTCATACGGAACTACCGAGTAATCGCTGAAATCGTATCCCGAATTCGATGGCGATACGTGCAAATCGAATAACGCCCTGTCGAAACCTTCGGGGCGTGGAGTGTCGTAAACAACGTCGTAGCTCAGCTCGCTTTCATTGTTGTTATAATCGAATGCGGTAACGGCATAGTAATATGTTACGCCGTTGCGGGCGCCGTAGTCCACAAAATAATTGTCGTAAGTCGTACCGATCAATTCGTACGTTCCGTCATACGAATAGCTAAAATAGACGTTGTAGCCGGCAAGGTCGGGTTCCTTGTTGCGCTGCCAATA comes from Melioribacter roseus P3M-2 and encodes:
- a CDS encoding PD-(D/E)XK nuclease family protein translates to MEITIPVQRELFYTDKYYEKSDDKNDVKKSLIGDIEDEPEKEIISATKIAIFNQCPVKYQLIYELGYSLAFDIVKEREFNYDFKTREDDELSGYADVKGRIIHAILEKETEYENIEKAVSELLERETVPDSMKENLLSDLRKYYASNTYKELKSFKTYLNEAEFYTQEGNNYLYGIIDKLIIDNDKLIIVDYKTDNVGKADVYSKAENYLPQLKFYAYILGKVYANAERFIVRLVFIKHPDIPVTKELTKDEVEKFGGEIRGTIEKINKAEYQPNLNHCIKCHYAIKGEKCIKSFSQR
- a CDS encoding UvrD-helicase domain-containing protein encodes the protein MKKLTPYQDKALRYDKDILLTANAGAGKTFVFARRYVDILLNESRDNNIDIENIVAITFTDKAAGELQKRIALEIEERINNETDFSKRRAIESIRRQLVNANISTIHSFCLNILHEFAPEANLDANFIPVEQSEAEDLLEISIDDTLKNLIETPEESENLKFLVRFFGGKHQLIKNIKQAVSNRKTLDTLCEFYARSGDDILETLKRRYEHVLELIFAKELPRLLNAVKTVNEKVREVNPSSGLISSVDVIVNRELTIENLPERLADLKKLREFITLSDKESLAKRGYLSKERDEVQYEIDIIQNFFADFNAVIDAEWKDDAIKKLIELGKAFIRVSGKVIESYNAKKKAKGYVDFEDILLLTEKVVKLDSAIEYLKTRYKYIMIDEYQDTNELQYNIFMPILDYLKHGNLFVVGDEKQSIYMFRNAELEVFNKTRKDIESKGEEGAILTLPHSFRLSPPIVLFVNKLFKNLFDVESEDLRNLFNEVDYNELVCAKSENEEGRVELLVADGAEISEEMLVADKIYQLIEEENLNPGDIGILCRKRKLFDKIERVFIERNIPYSIVGGRGFYQQQVVGDVFNYLSFLINNRNDAALVGILRSPFYTISDSELLEISMAEGDTFYEKLKNSAVTEEKYKHTAKQLSEHIKLAAYEKPYALIRRILVDTGYWAVISSKRDAEQQLANLNKLLAIARNFTTKNFANLYDFREALRDYIENYEDESQAAISKNQNAVNLLTIHQAKGLEYKAVFIFGANETAGGKSGLGIDKHFGIVSKVYPDNDFTREKESNPIDAIYNLIVRKKELAEMKRLFYVALTRAEKYLFITFAKNKPEKNTFMKLLFKGLRIENLENVDEKN
- a CDS encoding sensor histidine kinase, coding for MKGIFKKSNLKWISLSALLLLLLISAFAAPVLVDKKMWSVRLEEKLKETETLVADALDNKISRLASFNEKIKIKMPRLPEDNSFTENYFVFIFKEDSLIYWNKEADIEKPECGNLKLPYFFDEGLRVYLVYADTIVYNNNRYFIQTAEIFEQKYDLYGEESRVSFSDSLSIEAGTNITIDYKNTDVSVKDGRYRSFIFKSKDGNSLCKIIIENPSLDNEINNLKRTISTVQSLLIALCFFVSALILYVYVRRSNRITRFVFWTLAVGGGRILIYLLGIPSAYFHNALTDPSNFSSPFAFGLVRSPAEFLITAIAGTVIIVIGHKYFEEYYRNDEGAPKSRLSFIVALFVFTALFLLTLRGVGASIRSVVFDSSIRYFREFNLIPEPHILVMNLNILTLGFSAVLFSFVLLLSLYRLYPGNIKKDLYKLLAGLFLFLQLAGFLFDYFQTNPQGTPQIRISYILLFVITAYVILKNNPGHTTRFMLYSLAASVLVVNLLTYYNSELERESLKTTSLELTRNDENIYSFMVMQTLNQLTGDEEIINEFGKKANAKAFLAWNRSLLYNENVQSFIRFYYDDGKPAGGYLTNKNLESLLPDVLIQTDTVMLMQSPSIFGEFRIIRGIVPLTKDKSIVGYAEAGVVYNRVNLDFASMPEFILKKRILISDVIDPNRLVVFYLNGDIFKSSSDKIKLDDDFIDELKENFEANPREEWAVAGIDGEEYLFYITEISGLIVGVGKEEKNISWKLSDFFKVFFIHVFIIFIIILILSVLNYKRTIRLFESYKARLIAGFIVVSVVPMLITSVYIKNLIETKNDELIKKRLEEYSTQIKNYLENYPGLIKSEALFEKAALDLSVDFTVFQKNKYFYSTQPYYYMTGLMPDLINYKAFSDIEGRNKNIIYLSGVFEGIPYSALYTKIAAGGGEYILEINDFFNYISLPLSDIELDVFMFGILSLSSILLVLLSTLLANQISQPIIKLTSATKSLSGGDLSIKIEGKYTGEIGELTKGFNMMVQRLKENQEELAMMERETAWKEMARQVAHEIKNPLTPIKLSVQQLIAAYRDKSPKFDAIFDKVTNTVINQIELLTNIASEFSNFARMPKLNITKIDLTKIIESVIDLFQSEKIDIEFGKPSGRIIVEGDEQHFTRTFVNLFRNSVQANAKNIYVDIKEFDDYFEVTVKDDGEGIKEEFKDKIFEEKFTTKKQGMGLGLKLSRRFIESIGGEIELAETSKEGAVFKIKLPKIKT
- a CDS encoding DUF4783 domain-containing protein, with the protein product MKLLFHTAILFFMTATVLPQNRDADINRIFANIEEGLPAGSIDRFSNYFADKTFISLFNGKSGYFSANQAYYVLKDFFSIYRPISFKIDNLVIDTTNPFASGALRTSYRGIRKSAMVFISLQKYGDEWRISQITIN